A single genomic interval of Labrus mixtus chromosome 6, fLabMix1.1, whole genome shotgun sequence harbors:
- the LOC132976058 gene encoding protein jagged-1b-like yields the protein LSLSLSLSLCLSVSLSVSLSLSLSLSVSPSLSLSLSLSLSVSLSLSLSLSLSLLSLSLTAKNSSCLPNPCENGGTCVVNRESFTCVCKEGWEGPTCTQNTNDCSPHPCYNSGTCVDGDNWYRCECAAGFAGPDCRININECQSSPCAFGSTCVDEINGYRCLCPPDRTGALCQEVTRKPCSVNGHAFPDGVKWDDDCNTCHCANGKVVCTKMWCGPSSCHLGLKGRGGCPSGQSCVPIREGHCFVKPCVGLGECWRSNPPPPSTKCHPSSGFQDNSCANITFTFNKETMPPSLTVEGVCKQLRRLYVVKNFSLEHSVSITCDPSFSAGNEIHVCISTEDHRLERSPVKELTDRIIDLVSKRNGNNTIITAIAEVRVPSPNKTDYLVPLLSSVFIVIWVLVLVSILLWCMRRRRKQGNHNSTTVAGAEDNTTTNNVREQLNQIKNPIEKHAVAIKDYENKNSIIAKIRTNHPEGDEDDKERHLQKGRFAKQPAYTLVERDEKAPVSNANSTSKNPNWTNKQDNRDLETANSINRMDYIV from the exons ctctctctctctctctctctgtctctctgtctctctgtctctctctctgtctctctctctctctctctctctctctctgtctctccctctctctctctctctctctctctctctctctctgtctctctctctctctctctctctctctctctctctcttctctctctctctctcacagccaAAAACTCAAGTTGTCTTCCAAACCCGTGCGAGAACGGAGGAACCTGCGTGGTGAACAGGGAATCGTTCACCTGCGTCTGCAAAGAGGGCTGGGAGGGTCCCACGTGCACGCAGA ataCCAACGACTGCAGTCCACACCCATG CTACAACAGCGGGACGTGTGTGGACGGGGATAACTGGTACCGCTGCGAGTGCGCCGCAGGCTTCGCTGGTCCAGACTGTCGGATCA atatTAACGAGTGCCAGTCGTCTCCGTGTGCCTTCGGCTCCACCTGTGTGGACGAGATCAACGGGTATCGCTGCCTGTGTCCGCCCGACAGGACCGGAGCGCTCTGTCAAGAAG TGACGAGGAAGCCGTGCTCTGTGAACGGCCACGCCTTCCCCGATGGAGTCAAATGGGACGACGACTGCAACACGTGTCACTGCGCCAACGGGAAGGTCGTGTGCACCAAG aTGTGGTGTGGTCCCTCATCATGCCACCTGGGGCTCAAAGGTCGTGGCGGGTGTCCCTCAGGTCAGAGCTGCGTCCCCATCAGGGAGGGTCACTGCTTCGTCAAGCCCTGCGTCGGCTTAGGGGAGTGCTGGCGCTCCAACCCCCCACCGCCCTCCACCAAGTGCCACCCCAGCTCCGGTTTCCAGGACAACAGCTGCGCCAATATCACCTTCACCTTCAACAAGGAGACCATGCCTCCG AGTCTGACGGTGGAGGGCGTCTGTAAGCAGCTGAGGCGTTTGTACGTGGTGAAGAATTTCTCCTTGGAGCATTCAGTGTCTATAACCTGTGACCCCTCGTTCTCAGCCGGCAACGAGATCCACGTCTGCATC TCGACCGAGGACCATCGCCTGGAGCGGAGCCCCGTCAAGGAGCTCACAGACCGGATAATCGACCTGGTTAGCAAACGCAACGGGAACAACACCATCATCACCGCCATCGCAGAGGTGCGCGTGCCAAGCCCCAACAAAACTG actaCCTGGTGCCCCTCCTCAGCTCGGTCTTCATCGTCATCTGGGTCCTCGTGCTGGTCTCCATCCTGCTGTGGTGCATGCGCCGCCGGCGGAAACAGGGCAACCACAACAGCACGACGGTCGCCGGCGCCGAGGACAACACGACCACCAACAACGTGCGCGAGCAGCTGAACCAGATCAAGAACCCGATAGAGAAGCACGCGGTGGCCATCAAGGACTACGAGAACAAAAACTCCATCATCGCCAAAATAAGGACAAATCACCCCGAGGGGGACGAGGACGACAAGGAGAGGCACTTACAGAAGGGCCGCTTCGCCAAACAGCCGGCGTACACACTGGTGGAGCGGGACGAGAAGGCGCCCGTCTCCAACGCCAACTCCACGTCCAAAAACCCGAACTGGACTAACAAACAGGACAACAGAGACTTGGAGACGGCCAACAGCATCAACAGGATGGACTACATCGTATAG